Proteins found in one Neodiprion lecontei isolate iyNeoLeco1 chromosome 6, iyNeoLeco1.1, whole genome shotgun sequence genomic segment:
- the LOC124295127 gene encoding uncharacterized protein LOC124295127 codes for MSISDRSITFSVIFCLAVNWLVCNVIALDNRITDVVHRHVRALTYPEDSEMGIFFALAIPLDDPVSTKSISVAFFFEANYELPSNVTDFYPELEGARGKRSIDRRTIYAILESKFESLGVNGTECLLRSICETTRNPIHENNGVVGDLMRIILTPSSSADEGLAVEYSTAEATGQRRGELPCSKAYPLCPFGIYDYITTVYE; via the exons ATGTCAATTTCCGATCGTTCGATCAC GTTCTCCGTCATCTTCTGTCTAGCAGTCAACTGGCTTGTCTGCAATGTAATCGCGTTGGATAATCGAATAACAGATGTTGTACATCGGCACGTCAGAGCCTTGACTTACCCCGAGGACAGTGAAATGGGG attttcttcGCCTTGGCTATACCCCTGGATGATCCGGTATCTACGAAGTCGATTTCGGTAGCGTTTTTCTTCGAGGCTAACTACGAGCTGCCTAGTAACGTGACGGATTTTTATCCCGAGCTCGAGGGAGCGAGAGGAAAACGGTCAATCGACAGAAGGACGATCTACGCGATACTGGAATCGAAATTTGAGTC ACTCGGTGTCAACGGTACGGAGTGTCTTCTCAGATCGATATGCGAGACGACGAGGAATCCGATCCACGAAAACAACGGGGTCGTCGGTGACTTGATGAGAATCATTTTAAC ACCATCTTCATCCGCCGACGAGGGTCTTGCCGTTGAATATTCCACGGCAGAAGCGACAGGACAGCGGAGAGGCGAACTCCCGTGCAGCAAGGCGTACCCTCTCTGTCCCTTCGGAATTTACGACTACATAACAACCGTGTATGAATGA
- the LOC107218053 gene encoding uncharacterized protein LOC107218053, translating to MIASGNFNTLSCTLLALSWQFTHCAAGSKVKDIGATVTRQIRSLGFPEGSGMGIFFAIGIPLDIPDRSVTFSFYFEANYLLPDPPSVAETESEQTFHRRSINRSLAYQLIESKLDGAGYPGRSCLLRSICEATVNPVGNNGLLGDIIHILFTPSTSAAENLPPEIIDAENMNDCVNFHKRCPISLLDLISGTQQ from the exons ATGATCGCATCAGGTAACTTCAATACTCTGAG TTGTACCCTGCTAGCGTTGTCATGGCAATTCACGCACTGTGCAGCTGGGTCGAAGGTCAAAGACATCGGCGCTACCGTCACGAGACAAATTCGGTCTCTTGGGTTTCCCGAGGGAAGCGGGATGgga ATATTCTTCGCGATCGGTATCCCGCTGGACATCCCGGACCGGTCTGTTACATTCTCGTTCTACTTTGAGGCAAATTATTTGCTACCCGATCCTCCAAGTGTAGCCGAAACTGAATCCGAGCAAACTTTTCACAGAAGAAGTATAAACAGAAGTTTGGCATACCAACTTATCGAGAGCAAGCTGGACGG GGCTGGATATCCAGGAAGATCTTGTCTTCTGAGAAGCATTTGCGAAGCCACTGTCAATCCAGTCGGAAACAATGGTTTGCTAGGTGATATTATTCATATACTATTCAC ACCATCGACATCTGCGGCGGAGAATCTCCCGCCGGAAATAATCGATGCCGAGAATATGAACGATTGCGTCAATTTCCACAAGAGATGCCCTATAAGTTTGTTGGATCTTATCAGCGGAACGCAACAATGA
- the LOC107218068 gene encoding uncharacterized protein LOC107218068 — MTSQRQITVLIVIAAAISSSKCWSNENSEIAKILHRPIRELTYPSSSTTGIFFAVAVPLSDPEHSISLSYFFEANYDLPSNFSYYDPLLLGRRTRRSIDRGTVYRALESKFESAGFPGRDCLLRSICETSEWPIRHNGILGDVMHVILTPSSSQKEDLPEEFAEAERIGMNGTCSKSYPLCPVGLFDLVGNFISL, encoded by the exons atgACTTCCCAGCGCCAAATCAC GGTACTGATCGTCATCGCCGCTGCAATATCTTCGTCGAAATGCTGGTCGAACGAGAACTcggaaattgcaaaaatactCCACAGACCTATCAGGGAATTGACTTATCCTAGCTCCAGCACTACGGGT ATCTtcttcgccgttgccgtcccGTTATCCGACCCAGAACACTCCATATCGTTGTCTTACTTCTTTGAAGCCAACTACGATCTCCCGTCAAACTTCTCCTATTACGACCCGCTGCTTCTTGGCCGAAGGACGCGACGGAGCATCGACAGGGGAACAGTCTACCGAGCATTGGAAAGCAAATTCGAAAG CGCCGGATTTCCGGGACGCGACTGCCTTCTTCGTTCAATTTGCGAGACGTCGGAATGGCCCATTCGACACAACGGAATATTGGGGGATGTGATGCACGTCATCCTCAC GCCTTCGTCATCCCAAAAGGAAGATCTTCCCGAAGAATTCGCCGAGGCTGAACGAATCGGGATGAACGGGACCTGCTCGAAATCCTACCCGCTTTGTCCAGTGGGGCTTTTCGACTTGGTTGGAAACTTCATTAGTCTATAG